The proteins below come from a single Armatimonadota bacterium genomic window:
- a CDS encoding glycosyl hydrolase, translated as MRRDSAYSKGMAALGLALAFGLCFAQETPPGFKPLPSKIEEKAKFHTPTVKGMPAATRLLGYDARLRAEANSPFANIKWRSVGPTEQGGRVIDIEWSPATPKKIYVAFATGGLWVTENQGQTWASLFDNESSFAIGDVALGKDGKTIWVGTGECNNQRTSYSGTGVFKSTDGGQTWKNMGLAETHRIGRVLINPANENVVYVAGNGHLYSQNPERGVFKTTDGGKTWDLVLKIDEFTGVIDMAMDPKNPEVLIAAAYERDRRAWNFLESGPGSQIYRSENGGKTWTKCTGLPTGVSLGRTGLTASPSKPGRFYAFLENTGPEQAPFNADEAQPAGFLTKLRFMRMNEEQFGQLDAKTLDPFVRQFFPEDTNAADLIAKVKGGQMKMGDLRALMEKRNENVFRITDATAEVYRTEDAGKTWKRAHTHKLGDMMGYYSHRVIVNPTDENDLFITGLMLYRSKDAGKTWEQGVSRAHSDFHAYWVSPTDANFHLCGNDGGLYASHDNGATWSHLNNLPVGQFTTIAVDNSNPYNIIGGLQDNGTLMGTASRGGFRGFDPDMSLGQFPDAIVAQFQGGGGFGGRAASTPASSSARDVIEWKVMGGGDGSAVSFDPNGIVYTASQFGAHGAQNTKTNERWNARPPNRRGDPPLRFNWVSPFIVSPHHADIVYCGANKLFRSLNNGRNWEAISPDLTQNRENGDVPHSTIKEISESPLKFGLIYAGTDDGLVWVTKDHGGNWESIDTPARGKWVSRVVASMYDLATVYCSQSGYREDDFSPYLWKSTDYGKTWTSITANLPTETINVVREDPNHKGTLYVGTDLGVWVSFNDGGEWVPLSGNIPRTPVHDLVIQAKANEIVIGTHARSVFVLQTDPLFELTDEIRKKDIHLWTIDNMRRDPRWGFRASANWNRALPAAPAVQGKFFARQGGACTVSIKDKDGKTVKETTLDAHTGYNFFEIDLEVQAGKPILDDPAARDLKTLADILADPFADRRPKYLEAGDYTIEVKVGSATVTQKWRLTS; from the coding sequence ATGCGACGTGACTCTGCGTATTCGAAGGGCATGGCAGCCCTTGGCCTTGCCCTCGCGTTCGGGCTCTGCTTTGCCCAAGAGACCCCACCTGGATTCAAACCTCTGCCCTCCAAGATCGAAGAAAAGGCCAAGTTCCACACGCCGACGGTCAAGGGGATGCCCGCCGCAACGCGTCTGCTGGGATATGACGCCAGGCTGAGGGCCGAAGCCAACTCCCCATTCGCAAACATCAAATGGCGAAGCGTCGGGCCTACGGAGCAAGGCGGCCGCGTCATCGACATCGAATGGAGCCCCGCGACTCCCAAGAAGATCTACGTCGCCTTCGCCACCGGCGGCCTTTGGGTCACCGAGAACCAAGGCCAGACCTGGGCCTCCCTCTTCGACAACGAGAGTTCTTTCGCCATCGGCGACGTTGCGCTTGGCAAGGACGGCAAGACGATCTGGGTCGGCACCGGCGAATGCAACAACCAGCGCACCAGCTATAGCGGCACCGGAGTCTTCAAGAGCACCGACGGCGGCCAAACCTGGAAGAACATGGGACTCGCCGAAACCCACCGCATTGGGCGTGTGCTCATCAACCCGGCCAACGAAAACGTCGTCTACGTCGCGGGCAATGGCCACCTCTACAGCCAGAACCCCGAGCGGGGAGTTTTCAAGACCACTGACGGAGGCAAGACCTGGGACCTCGTGCTGAAAATCGATGAGTTCACGGGGGTCATCGACATGGCGATGGACCCCAAGAACCCCGAAGTACTGATCGCGGCGGCCTACGAGCGCGACCGCCGCGCGTGGAACTTCCTGGAGTCCGGACCCGGAAGCCAAATCTACCGGTCGGAGAACGGCGGCAAGACTTGGACGAAGTGTACGGGACTCCCCACAGGCGTGAGCCTAGGCCGAACGGGCCTGACCGCTTCGCCCTCCAAGCCAGGGCGCTTCTACGCGTTTCTTGAGAACACGGGCCCCGAGCAAGCCCCGTTCAACGCCGACGAAGCCCAGCCTGCTGGTTTTCTGACCAAGCTCCGATTCATGCGCATGAACGAGGAGCAATTCGGCCAACTCGACGCCAAGACCCTAGACCCGTTCGTGCGCCAGTTCTTCCCCGAGGACACGAACGCGGCGGACCTTATCGCGAAGGTGAAGGGCGGCCAAATGAAGATGGGCGACCTCCGAGCCCTGATGGAGAAGCGCAACGAGAACGTCTTTCGCATCACAGACGCCACGGCTGAGGTGTATCGCACAGAAGACGCCGGCAAAACCTGGAAGCGCGCCCACACCCACAAGCTTGGCGACATGATGGGCTACTACTCGCACCGCGTAATCGTCAATCCCACTGACGAAAATGACCTGTTTATCACCGGCCTAATGCTCTATCGGTCCAAAGACGCGGGCAAGACCTGGGAACAGGGCGTAAGCCGCGCGCACTCGGACTTTCATGCCTATTGGGTGAGCCCGACAGACGCCAATTTCCACCTTTGCGGCAACGATGGCGGCCTCTATGCCTCGCACGACAATGGCGCGACCTGGTCGCATCTCAACAACCTGCCGGTCGGGCAGTTCACGACGATCGCCGTGGATAATTCGAACCCCTACAACATCATTGGGGGCCTGCAGGACAACGGCACCCTGATGGGAACGGCCTCGCGCGGAGGGTTCAGGGGGTTTGACCCGGACATGAGCTTGGGGCAGTTTCCGGACGCGATAGTCGCGCAGTTCCAGGGCGGCGGAGGCTTTGGCGGGCGCGCCGCCTCGACTCCCGCTTCGAGTTCGGCTCGCGACGTGATCGAGTGGAAGGTGATGGGCGGCGGAGATGGCAGCGCGGTTTCGTTCGACCCGAACGGCATCGTCTATACGGCCTCGCAGTTCGGCGCGCACGGCGCGCAGAACACCAAGACCAACGAGCGATGGAACGCCCGGCCCCCGAACAGGCGCGGAGACCCGCCGCTGCGGTTCAACTGGGTCTCACCGTTCATCGTGTCGCCGCATCATGCCGACATCGTGTATTGCGGCGCGAACAAGCTGTTCCGATCGCTCAACAACGGCCGAAATTGGGAAGCCATCAGCCCGGACTTGACCCAAAATCGCGAGAACGGCGATGTCCCCCATTCGACGATCAAGGAAATCAGCGAGAGCCCCCTAAAGTTTGGGCTGATCTACGCGGGCACCGATGACGGTCTCGTCTGGGTGACCAAGGACCATGGCGGCAACTGGGAGTCGATCGACACGCCGGCGAGGGGCAAGTGGGTGAGCCGAGTCGTGGCCTCGATGTACGATTTGGCGACCGTGTATTGCTCTCAGAGCGGCTACCGCGAGGATGATTTCTCGCCCTATCTGTGGAAATCCACCGACTACGGCAAAACCTGGACCTCGATCACGGCGAACCTGCCGACCGAGACCATCAACGTGGTGCGCGAGGACCCGAACCACAAGGGCACGCTCTATGTCGGCACCGATCTCGGTGTCTGGGTGAGCTTCAACGACGGCGGCGAATGGGTGCCTTTGAGCGGGAACATCCCGAGAACGCCGGTGCACGACCTGGTGATTCAAGCCAAGGCGAACGAGATCGTCATCGGCACGCATGCGCGAAGCGTGTTCGTGCTCCAGACCGACCCGCTCTTCGAGTTGACCGACGAGATCAGGAAGAAGGACATCCACCTTTGGACCATCGACAACATGCGCCGCGACCCGAGATGGGGCTTCCGCGCAAGTGCGAACTGGAACCGCGCGCTGCCCGCTGCCCCCGCTGTTCAGGGCAAGTTCTTCGCCAGGCAGGGCGGCGCGTGCACGGTCTCGATCAAGGATAAGGACGGCAAGACGGTTAAGGAGACTACGCTGGACGCGCATACCGGCTACAACTTCTTCGAGATCGACCTGGAAGTCCAGGCGGGCAAACCGATTCTCGACGACCCCGCAGCGAGGGACCTAAAGACGCTCGCCGACATTCTGGCCGACCCGTTCGCCGACCGACGGCCGAAGTACCTGGAAGCCGGGGACTACACGATCGAGGTCAAGGTGGGCTCGGCGACGGTCACGCAGAAGTGGCGGCTGACGAGCTGA
- a CDS encoding DUF423 domain-containing protein, with amino-acid sequence MDDRSTWPSIVFVSAGAALSGFGVLLGAVGTHVFGQVMNAVEVDTFKTGVQYQLIHSIALVMVGILLRQLERPKAAALAGWLFLCGIPFFSFSLYGIALLDAKFLGAIAPIGGASFIAGWGCLVFAANKGWRQSP; translated from the coding sequence ATGGATGACCGATCTACTTGGCCCTCGATCGTGTTCGTGTCGGCGGGCGCCGCGTTGAGCGGATTCGGCGTGCTGCTTGGCGCTGTGGGCACCCATGTCTTCGGCCAAGTGATGAACGCCGTCGAGGTTGACACGTTCAAGACCGGAGTCCAGTACCAACTCATCCACAGCATCGCACTGGTAATGGTAGGAATCTTGCTACGCCAATTGGAGCGCCCCAAGGCGGCGGCGCTGGCGGGCTGGCTCTTCCTATGCGGCATCCCGTTCTTCAGCTTCAGCCTTTACGGGATTGCCTTGCTCGACGCGAAATTCCTTGGCGCGATTGCGCCGATCGGCGGCGCAAGCTTCATCGCGGGGTGGGGGTGCCTGGTCTTCGCGGCCAACAAAGGCTGGCGCCAGAGCCCATAA
- a CDS encoding VCBS repeat-containing protein, with translation MHPIHDEAVSFSRVILDQRFVSEGVAVADVNRDGRLDVMAGNVWYEAPRKLSDPWTPHEIAPVPKLEPKTQYSNCFHCWAEDVNHDGWIDQIVIGMPGEQAIWRENPGAGRNMLQDTSLVKVQTQPSPGSPELTGLSLMGRGEVSWKEHLIWRSACNESPLYIDLFKSGKRVLVMGTDDNYLAWFEPSADSDKPWTCHPISGPKGAGSQRYAHGLGVGDINGDGRLDVLTKDGAYLQPKDPKAAPWSFQSAVIFADCAHIPAFDVNADGRVDLLASSAHARGVWWAEQKPDGRFERHTIDETVSETHAAILAPLGRSRVVNLITGKRKWAHPPGVDVGSEEPSWLVRYELVRSKGKVEWVRHVIDEDSGVGTQFVVQDMNRDGLADIVISNKNGVFVFLQRS, from the coding sequence ATGCACCCAATCCATGACGAGGCCGTTAGCTTCTCTCGGGTCATTCTCGATCAGCGATTCGTTTCGGAGGGTGTCGCCGTCGCCGACGTCAACCGCGATGGAAGGCTCGACGTGATGGCGGGGAACGTGTGGTACGAAGCGCCCCGAAAGCTCTCTGACCCTTGGACGCCGCACGAGATAGCTCCGGTCCCCAAGCTGGAACCCAAGACCCAATACAGCAACTGCTTTCATTGCTGGGCCGAAGACGTGAACCACGACGGCTGGATCGACCAGATCGTCATTGGGATGCCGGGAGAGCAGGCCATCTGGCGGGAGAATCCAGGAGCCGGGCGCAACATGTTGCAGGATACGAGCCTGGTTAAGGTTCAGACGCAACCCTCACCCGGTTCGCCGGAGCTCACCGGCCTCTCCCTCATGGGGCGAGGTGAAGTGTCATGGAAAGAGCACCTCATCTGGCGTAGCGCCTGCAACGAGAGCCCGCTCTATATCGACCTTTTCAAGAGTGGCAAGCGGGTCCTCGTCATGGGCACCGACGACAACTATCTGGCTTGGTTCGAGCCCTCTGCGGATTCGGATAAGCCATGGACCTGCCACCCGATCAGCGGTCCCAAGGGCGCAGGTTCGCAGCGGTATGCGCATGGCCTGGGTGTGGGGGACATCAATGGCGACGGGAGACTGGATGTACTGACCAAGGACGGCGCCTACCTTCAACCCAAGGACCCAAAGGCCGCCCCGTGGAGCTTTCAGAGTGCGGTGATCTTCGCAGACTGCGCCCACATCCCCGCGTTCGACGTGAACGCGGACGGACGCGTGGACCTTCTCGCCAGCTCCGCCCACGCGCGCGGCGTGTGGTGGGCGGAACAGAAGCCCGACGGGAGATTCGAGCGCCACACGATCGACGAGACCGTTTCGGAGACCCATGCGGCGATCCTAGCTCCGTTGGGTCGCTCCAGGGTAGTGAATCTGATCACTGGAAAGCGCAAATGGGCGCATCCTCCCGGGGTGGACGTGGGCTCGGAAGAGCCGTCGTGGCTCGTTCGCTATGAACTCGTCCGGTCCAAAGGCAAGGTCGAATGGGTACGGCATGTGATCGATGAGGACTCGGGGGTGGGTACGCAGTTCGTGGTTCAAGACATGAACCGGGACGGCCTCGCGGACATCGTGATCTCCAACAAGAACGGCGTCTTTGTGTTTCTGCAGAGGAGTTAA
- the rpiB gene encoding ribose 5-phosphate isomerase B has translation MKIAIASDHAGFLYKEQIKRHLIQEGHDVRDFGTDSPESCDYPVFVRPAAEAVAKGECERGIVLGGSGNGEAMVSNRVAGVRAAVCWNRESAILGRRHNDANVLSLGERMMDWDTCLEIVALFLTEPFDGGRHERRVRLIDGE, from the coding sequence ATGAAGATCGCGATTGCCTCCGACCACGCCGGTTTCCTCTACAAGGAACAGATCAAGCGCCACCTGATCCAGGAGGGCCACGACGTGCGCGACTTTGGGACGGACTCACCGGAATCGTGTGACTACCCGGTCTTTGTCCGTCCCGCTGCGGAAGCTGTCGCGAAGGGCGAATGTGAGCGGGGAATTGTGCTCGGGGGCTCGGGAAACGGCGAGGCCATGGTCTCGAACCGTGTGGCGGGCGTCCGTGCGGCGGTGTGTTGGAATCGGGAATCGGCGATCCTCGGCAGACGCCACAACGACGCCAACGTGCTGTCCCTGGGCGAGCGCATGATGGACTGGGACACTTGCCTTGAGATCGTGGCCCTATTCCTTACTGAGCCATTCGATGGCGGGCGCCACGAAAGGCGCGTGCGGTTGATCGATGGAGAGTAA
- a CDS encoding DinB family protein, producing MEEVTTDLQEFNHLPEPYGLLAGILLDGTREWRGELDSDLPPEAISWQPDPGGHSIGSIILHIADVESFWFERVLMGLPSDPNQDKLLLSEETKVEIGEWPTVAPRPINAYLAMHDQIRERTLKAIASWPSPGSLLPYKEWEFTARWIVGHVIQHESYHGGQAILLQEMWRKLVQPGI from the coding sequence ATGGAAGAAGTGACGACCGATCTTCAGGAATTCAACCACTTGCCGGAGCCCTACGGGCTGCTCGCGGGCATTTTGCTCGACGGCACCCGCGAATGGCGTGGCGAACTGGACTCCGACCTGCCTCCTGAGGCGATCTCCTGGCAGCCGGATCCCGGGGGCCACAGCATTGGGTCGATCATTTTGCATATCGCCGACGTGGAGTCGTTCTGGTTTGAGCGCGTGCTCATGGGCTTGCCCTCGGACCCGAACCAGGACAAGTTGCTGCTGAGCGAGGAGACCAAAGTCGAGATCGGAGAGTGGCCGACCGTCGCGCCTCGACCCATCAACGCATACTTGGCAATGCACGACCAGATCCGGGAAAGGACTTTGAAGGCAATTGCAAGTTGGCCCTCACCTGGTTCTTTGTTGCCCTACAAGGAGTGGGAGTTCACGGCCCGCTGGATCGTGGGCCACGTGATCCAGCATGAGTCCTATCACGGCGGCCAGGCGATCCTGTTGCAGGAGATGTGGAGGAAGCTGGTCCAGCCGGGGATTTGA
- a CDS encoding DinB family protein — MHFLEGQSQAWDSAHWEFSLVFENLDDADLWRRADPKLLSVGEIVCHMAYWQITYANKLNPVAPVESPLMRDEARYYLTSKNTPLRLELGVEAVAKEFDRVQKDFKATLSGIEAERDTPLTCEGPGRTFGEFVDYMVFHVAYHTGQAFTVRHLMGHKTNDN, encoded by the coding sequence ATGCACTTTCTGGAAGGTCAATCGCAAGCATGGGACTCTGCCCATTGGGAGTTCTCTCTAGTCTTCGAGAACCTGGACGACGCGGACCTTTGGCGGCGGGCCGACCCGAAGCTGCTCAGCGTCGGCGAAATCGTCTGCCATATGGCTTACTGGCAGATCACCTATGCCAACAAGCTGAATCCGGTGGCGCCCGTCGAGTCGCCATTGATGCGCGATGAGGCGCGGTACTACCTCACCAGCAAGAACACCCCTCTGCGCCTGGAATTGGGGGTGGAGGCAGTCGCCAAGGAGTTCGACCGCGTACAGAAGGACTTCAAAGCCACCTTAAGCGGGATTGAGGCCGAGCGCGATACGCCGCTCACCTGTGAAGGTCCTGGCCGGACCTTTGGCGAGTTTGTGGACTACATGGTGTTCCACGTGGCCTACCACACGGGGCAGGCGTTCACGGTCCGCCACCTGATGGGGCACAAGACCAATGACAACTGA